TCCTCCTTTCTGGACTTGGCGGCTAGGGCCGTCCACCATTTTTGTCGACATGGTCTCGATTCGGCCATGCAAGAATTTCATCCTCTGACTTGAGTCGTTTTTCCCGGCTGCGAAATAAAAACTTCCCTCACTGAACCATGGACTATCCAGCGTGAATGGTGTAAAGAATGTCTGAGTGTCTCATAAGTTTCTTCCCCTTCCGTTTGGAGGTATGAGTGTTTTCCGTAGGTGACTTGGTGGTGTATCCGGCGCAGGGTGTCGGCAAGGTCGAAAATGTCGAGGTCCAGGAAATTGCCGGGACCAGTGCCGAAATGTACATCGTCAAAATCCTCAGCAACAACGTCAAGTTGCTGGTACCCGTATCCAACGTCAAAAACGTTGGCCTGCGGGCCGTGTATTCGGCCAAAAAAGCCAAAACCATCCTTGAATATATCAAGGATCGCTCGGATTTTACCGGATACTCCGGACAAAATTGGAACCGCCGCTACCGCGAATACTCTGAAAAGCTCAAGAGCAGCGATCTCAAGGATGTCGCCTACGTCCTCAAAGAACTTATCCTCATCGGCAAGGACAAGGATCTTTCCTTCGGTGAAAGGCGTCTCCTCGAACAGGCCATGAACCTCATCTCCATGGAAATTTCTTTCGCCCTCAAGAAGGAGCAAAAGGTCATCAAGGAAGAGATCGAGGCCATGTTCGCCGACATTCTCAAAGCCAAAAAAGAGCCGATAGATGACGAAGAGGAAGAGGACCAAGGGTCCGAGGCCTCCTGAGATTTTTCAACACCGTCTTGGCAAGTATCGGCCCTCGTACCCTTCCGGGTCGATCTATGTCCCTTGAAATCGACACGAGTCGTCTCGTCCGCATTGGCTGTTTTCTCGCCTCCTGGGGACGCATTGACCATTATTGAATCCGTTGATACTGAAATCTCGTTTCATGCGATGATTTCAAGCCTTAATCTTTAACCTGTACCACGACTGCA
The genomic region above belongs to Deltaproteobacteria bacterium and contains:
- a CDS encoding CarD family transcriptional regulator, giving the protein MFSVGDLVVYPAQGVGKVENVEVQEIAGTSAEMYIVKILSNNVKLLVPVSNVKNVGLRAVYSAKKAKTILEYIKDRSDFTGYSGQNWNRRYREYSEKLKSSDLKDVAYVLKELILIGKDKDLSFGERRLLEQAMNLISMEISFALKKEQKVIKEEIEAMFADILKAKKEPIDDEEEEDQGSEAS